Proteins from a genomic interval of Toxoplasma gondii ME49 chromosome Ia, whole genome shotgun sequence:
- a CDS encoding ubiquinone/menaquinone biosynthesis methyltransferase subfamily protein (encoded by transcript TGME49_295690) yields the protein MRSFAVPCARCGGATLSRGFRPLSLAKSGNVRPTLTSAMLCSQSYEVTTRQTSLRVFPRFVSDLPGGPSASSSTERLFFSGKRVSTPADSKTREPGAYPHSSESPTNCPFSPQRQAFSSFSSLRNNRCTVSSSPVIFERRCPPLTASASMLSRHLSARLQHSQHSPSHHSTTGADARQTAGSTVSFGYRQVPKAQKQQMVASVFSSVAERYDLMNDLMSMGLHRCWKDAFVDLVQFPALLPVASPSAGGADSRRFRILDLAGGTGDIAFRFVEKAEAQWKQQQAIRRKRQACTSALEKDFQGHSNAGGMRTEVQTSPAAFAGVDVTVCDINADMLRVGQQRAIERGLPVWPIVHSHQEVETQLAKQRLQEATERTQLGGFDGKRTGAESERGYGADSGDTPLLLQWVCGNGEQLPFGDESFDVVTIAFGIRNFTDVKKGLREAARVLRPGGRFLCLEFSRVENPTLAALYDIFSFNALPLMGSLVAGDRDAYQYLVESIRKFPPQEEFAAMMADAGFHHVAFSNLTFGTVAIHSGFKLGNL from the coding sequence ATGAGATCTTTCGCGGTTCCTTGTGCGCGTTGCGGGGGGGCGACGCTCTCAAGAGGATTCCGTCCATTGTCACTGGCAAAGAGTGGGAATGTGCGGCCGACTTTGACTTCCGCGATGCTTTGCAGCCAGTCCTACGAGGTGACGACTAGACAGACTTCCTTGCGGGTTTTTCCTCGGTTTGTTAGTGACCTTCCTGGGGGTCCCTCTGCAAGTTCTTCGACCGAAAGGCTGTTTTTTTCGGGAAAGAGGGTGTCCACGCCTGCAGATTCAAAGACTCGCGAGCCCGGCGCCTACCCACATTCGTCAGAGTCCCCAACAAACTGTCCGTTCTCGCCGCAAAGACaggccttttcttctttttcttccctccgAAACAATCGCTGTACAGTGTCCAGTTCCCCTGTGATATTCGAGCGTCGCTGTCCGCCTTTGACCGCCTCGGCGTCCATGCTGTCTCGGCACCTCTCCGCTCGCCTGCAGCATTCTCAGCACTCGCCCTCGCATCATTCCACTACGGGTGCAGACGCCAGGCAGACAGCTGGTTCGACTGTGTCTTTCGGTTATCGGCAGGTGCCGAAGGCGCAAAAACAGCAAATGGTCGCTTCCGTGTTTTCGTCTGTCGCGGAGCGGTATGACTTGATGAACGATTTAATGAGCATGGGCCTGCACCGGTGCTGGAAGGACGCATTCGTGGACCTCGTGCAGTTTCCTGCTTTACTGCCtgtcgcgtcgccttctgcaggGGGAGCGGACTCCAGACGCTTTCGAATCCTCGATTTAGCCGGCGGAACAGGGGACATTGCTTTTCGTTTCGTCGAGAAGGCCGAGGCTCAGTGGAAGCAACAGCAGGCGATTCGCCGCAAGCGACAGGCGTGTACGAGTGCGTTGGAGAAAGATTTTCAAGGGCATTCGAATGCGGGTGGAATGCGTACGGAGGTTCAGACGAGCCCAGCTGCCTTTGCTGGAGTAGACGTGACCGTGTGTGACATCAACGCAGACATGCTTCGGGTGGGACAGCAACGAGCCATCGAGCGCGGCCTTCCCGTATGGCCAATTGTCCACTCGCACcaggaagtggagacgcaactcgcgaagcagagacttCAAGAAGCGACGGAAAGAACACAGCTAGGAGGGTTTGACGGAAAGAGGACTGGCGCCGAAAGCGAGAGGGGCTACGGGGCAGACAGCGGCGACACTCCCTTGCTGCTGCAGTGGGTGTGCGGCAATGGGGAGCAGCTGCCCTTTGGTGACGAGAGCTTTGACGTCGTGACGATTGCTTTCGGCATTCGAAATTTCACGGATGTGAAGAAAGGCTTGAGGGAAGCCGCCCGCGTTCTCCGACCAGGAGGCAGGTTTCTCTGTCTAGAGTTCAGCCGCGTCGAAAATCCCACACTGGCTGCCCTTTATGACATTTTCTCGTTCAATGCGCTCCCTCTGATGGGAAGCCTCGTCGCGGGGGATCGTGACGCGTATCAGTACCTAGTGGAGAGCATTAGGAAATTTCCACCCCAAGAAGAATTCGCAGCCATGATGGCTGACGCAGGCTTCCACCATGTTGCCTTCTCGAATCTTACCTTCGGGACCGTTGCCATACACTCAGGGTTCAAGTTAGGAAACCTGTAG
- a CDS encoding hypothetical protein (encoded by transcript TGME49_295685) has product MLFRFRFPRYQYACLSLKGELQFLALGSRDYLRSEETRGRETPSTGSLNTKHPHVLVLTQVCVYEQADQDHDDVTVAPSTNLPCSI; this is encoded by the exons ATgctttttcgcttccgcTTTCCCCGCTACCAATATGCGTGCTTATCTCTGAAGGGAGAACTACAGTTTCTTGCTttgggaagcagagactATCTTCGTAGCGAGGAAACTCGTGGACGCGAAACCCCAAGTACCGGCAGTCTCAATACCAAACACCC ACATGTACTTGTTCTTACACAAGTTTGCGTGTACGAGCAAGCGGACCAAGACCATGACGATGTAACAGTGGCACCGTCGACGAATCTGCCTTGCTCGATCTAG